In the genome of Longimicrobiales bacterium, the window CGCGCGCGCTCGGCGCGAACCAGATCGCCATTGTGCGTGCGACGCTGCTCGAAGGCGGCGTGCTCGGCGCGCTGGGCGGCGCAGTCGGTGTGCTGGGCGCCGTGTGGGCGACGCGCGCGCTCGTCGCACTGGCGCCCGCGGACCTGCCGCGCCGCGAGTTCATCGCGCTGGACTGGGGCATGGCGCTGCTCGTCATCGCGGTCGGCGCAGTGATCGGACTGCTGGCCGCGACTGTGCCGGCCGTGTGGGCTGCGCGCGCGGACCTGGCTGGCCTGCTCAGCAACGCCGCCGTGCGCGGTGGCGGCGGCGCCGGGCGCATGCGGCGCGGGATGGTGGTCGCGCAGATCGCGCTGTCGCTCGTATTGCTCAGCACGGGTGGTCTCCTCGTGCGCAGCTTCGAGCGACTGCTGCGTGCGGACCCCGGCTTCGATGCCCAGCACGTGCTGACCCTGCGCGTCCCGGTTTCGGAGCAGCGGTATCCGGGGGAGGGCGACTTCGTCGCGCTGCACGAACGCATGCAGGCAGCGCTCGCGGCCATACCCGGTGTCGAGGCTGTGAGCGCGGCGAGCGCGCTGCCGTTCGACGCCGAGGCCAGTCAGAGCAGCATCACGATTCCGGGCGCGCCCGGCCTGACGGGCGATCCGGAGCGCGACGCCCCGCTCGTTGACCGCATCGGCGCGCGCCCCGGCTGGTTCGAGGTGATGGGTACGCGCCTGCTCGCGGGCCGTGATTTCCGGGCCGATGCACCCGCAGGCGTCCTCGAGGCGATCATAGACCGCAACCTCGCCGACCATTTCTTCCCGGGCGGCAGTGCGCTGGGTGCGACGATACCATGGGGCGAGCAGTCACTCACCGTGGTGGGAGTCGTGGCGCATGCACGCCATTACGATGTGCACGAGGATGGACGTCCGCAGCTGTACCTGCGTGCGAGCGACTGGGGCTACGGGACGATGACCTGGGCGCTGCGCAGCGGCCGGTCGGCAGCCTCGCTCGCGGGCGAGGTGCGGGCGGCGATCCGGAGCGTTGACCCGCAGCTTGCGATTGCGGACATGCAGCCTATGCGTGAGGTAGTGGACGCGTCGCTCAGTCAGCAGCGCGTCAGTGCCGTGCTCATCGGCGGCTTCGCGCTCGGTGCGCTCCTCCTCGCGGCGATGGGTCTGTACGGTGTCATCGCTTCAACCGTCATGCGGCGACGTCACGAGCTCGCCGTCCGCATCGCACTCGGCGCCGACCATGGCCGAGTCCTGCGTATGGTGCTGGGCGATGGCGGACGGCTCATCCTGCTCGGCCTGCTCATCGGCATTCCCGGATCATGGATGGCCGGCCGCGCGGTTCGCGGCGCGCTGGTCGGCATCTCCGCCACCGATCCTCTCACGCTCGTGAGTGTGGCAGCCGGACTGGGTGTCGTCGCGCTCGCCGCCTGCTACGTGCCGGCCCGGCGGGTGCTCGGGATCGAACCCAGCTCATCGCTGAGGAACGACACGGCCTGAGGTCGTGGCGATAACCGTGAAGAAACGCTCACGCATGCCGGCTGCGAGCGCCCTGTCGGGGGGCGCTCGCGCCGATCCGCTGCACGCGCTGCGCTGAACCGAGGGAACTCGCCGGGGTCTCCGGCAGTCCTATACTGCAGTCTCCACCGTTCAGGCTGGACGTCGCGCGCCGAAGCCGTCTGGACGCACCCACGCGATTCCCTGACCGACAGGACCCGATGCGTTCCCGCCCTGCCCTGCGTCGTGTCATCCTGACCCTGCTCGCGACCGCCGCGCTGCTCCCCGATCGGGCACGCGCACAGGACGATGCCTACCGGGACGAGGGTGCCCGCGAGCTCGTTAGGCAGGCACGCATCCGCCGCAACACCGTGGACCTGCGGATCCAGGCATATTCGACGATCGCCCGCGAACGCTTCACTGCCGCACTGCGCGCCGGCATCGCGGAGAAGATCGTCTATCGGCGCGAGACGGCGACGGAGATCGACTGGCACCGTGACGGCCCCGTGCGCATGGCGATTCTCGGCATGCGTGAGGTGGCACCGCTCTTCGATGCCACGCCGGCCGTGCCGGACGACCTGAGTGCGGAGCTGCTGCGGCTGGCCTTCGATCCCGTCGGTACCGATCTCTTCATGCGGGGTGACAGCACCGGGCTGCGTCACCCGCTCGCGCACGACAGTGAGGAGCACTACCGCTTCGCGTCCGGAGACACAACGCGCATCCGGCTGCCGGATGGGCGCGAGGTGCGGCTGCTCGAGCTGCGGGTTACGCCGCGGCGTAGCGCGCTCAACCTGTTGCACGGCTCCTTCTGGTTCGACGCGGACACGCACGCTGTCGTGCAGGTGTACGTGCGGCCGGCGGCTGCATTCGACGCGGCGACGGATGCCGGCAGTATCGCCGTGGCGCAGTCGGCCAGTGAGGATCGCGACACTACGAACGCGCGCGACACCACGAACGTGCGCAGCATCACCCTCAACGACATCGGCCGTTTCGTGCAGCCGATGCGTGCGGAAGTCGATTACATCGCGATCGAGTACGGCCTCTGGGATCTGCAGTGGTGGCTGCCGCGTCGACTGGCCGCGCGCGGTCACATCCTCGCCGGGCGGGTACGCGTGCCACTCACGTACGAGCGCACGTACGAAGCCTATAGCGTTGCAGCGGATCCGACGCCGGCGCCGGCAGCCGGCGTCGTGGCGCGGCCGCCCTCGTGCAGCGCGACGGTGCAGTACGAGACGACGACGGCGGGTGCGGCGACGGACTCGGCACGGCAGGCAACCACGGATCGCGAACGCGCGCGCCGTGCACGCATGGCCGCTGCGCGCGACAGTGTCGCCGATGTGCCGCCATGCACCCGCACATTCATTCTCACTGCACCGTCGGACAGCGCGCTCCTGCACAGCGACGATCTCCCGCCGTCCATCTTCGGCGATGACATCGCCCTCATCTCCCATGACGAGCTGTCCGACATTGCGGACCGTCTGCGCTCGCTGCCGGCTCCTCCTGCGAGCTTCGAGCGGCCGCGCCTGCACTTCCCGCCCTTCGCGCCCGGGCTGCTCCGCTACAATCCCGTGGAGGGGCTTTCGATCGGTGCGCGCCTCCTCGCCGACCGCGGCAGCCACCGGCTGAGCGCCGAAGCGCGCATCGGCATCCCGGAAGCTGAGCCGCGCGGGGAGCTCGCCCTGGAGCGGCACGGCACCGGCTGGTTCACGCGGCCCGCAGTGTACCGCAGGCTGGAGCCAGCGCACCCGCACGAGAGCGTGCCGGGCCTCGTCGGATCGCTCGCCTCACTCCTCTTCAGCCGCAGCGATAGGCAGTACTTCGATGCCACGGGCGCGGAGCTGCTGTTCCGGCCGGCCGACCCGCGATCGCAATGGTTCGATTTCAGGGTCTACGCCGAGCGTCAGCGTGCCGTCGAGAACAGCACGGACTTCAGTGCGCTGCACCTCGTCAACGACAGGAACACGTTCCGACCGAACTTCACGGCCGACGCCGCCGACCAGATCGGTGCGCGGCTGCGCCTGCGCGCGGCCCACGGTCGCAACCCGCGCGCGCCCCGGCTCGCGGGTGAGATCTCCCTGAGTGCCGAGACCGGCGACTACCGGATCCTGCGCCCGGAGGCGTTGCTGCGCTTCTCTACGCCTCTGGCTGGCAGCATGGCGCTGGGACTCGAGGCCGCTGCCGGCACCGTGGAAGGCAGCGCCGTTCCGGCACAGGCGCTCTGGCGGCTCGGCGGCGCAGCCACGCTGCGCGGATATGCCGGCTCCAGCGTCGTCGGCGAACGTTACTGGCGCGGTCGCGCAGAGCTCGGCTTCGGCATGCCAGCCGCGCGGCTGTCGCTCTTCTCCGATGTCGGCTGGGCGGGACCGCGCAACCGCTTCGATGCCGACGGCGCGGTGCGCAGTATCGGCATCGGCGGCAGCTTCCTCGACGGACTGGTACGACTCGACCTCGCACGCGGTCTCGACGCGCCGCGGGACTGGCGCGTCTATCTGCACATCGAGCGCCTCTGACCTGCGCGCGCAACGACATGGCACGAGCTGGCGCGCGAACGAGCCAGCTTCACACCTCCCGTGATTCCAGCGCGGCGAGTATCTCGCGCAGCCCCGCAAACGTTGCCGCGATTACATCTGATCCCACACGTTTCGCCACTTCGCGCTCGACCTTGCCCAGTGCCTTCAGACCCAGCCGCGAAGCCTCCGCCCCCACATCCGTCATCCGGACAATCAGTGCGCGCCCATCCGCAGGGTCCGGTGCAAACTCCACGAGCCCGCGCTCTTCCAGATATGCGAGAGTCTGCCCGACTGCCTGCTTGCTGATGTCCGCGCGACGCGCCAGCTCCGTCGGTCGAATGCCTTCCGCCGGCATGTGCGGGATGAGGCGCATCACCGACGGCCGGGCGATGTCCTCTCCCAGGTCCGCGTTCAGTCGCTCCTGACCCAGTTGGTCGAAAAGGCGCGCACACTCCAGCAACGTATGGCCGAAGCTGCGCTGCTGGTCTGCCGTCAGTACGTCCATGTGTTTTCGCATGCACCAGAATCAGCCGCAACGGGGGCTGTCGTCAACCCCCTTGACGAATTAGTAAAGCAAATTTACCATTTGGTGAGGCCGCCTGAGCGATGGCCTCGGACGATGGAGAGGAGGGAGATCATGACGACGATGATGAATTCAGCAGTCGGAACCCGGATCGGAAGCGACGCGGCGTGGCCGGACCCTGCAACATGGCCGTGGCCGCCGCAGTGGCTGCGGGTGGCCGATGGCAGGCTGCATTATGTCCGTGCCGGGTCCGGTCCGCGCGTCGTCCTTGTGCACGGCACGCCGACATGGAGCTACGAGTGGCGCCACGCGCTGGATGTGCTGAAGGAGTCACATGAGGCCATCGCGTTCGACCACCTCGGCTTCGGCCGGTCCGAGCGGCCGCCCGATGCGGATTACTCACCCGAAGCGCACGCGGCGCGATTTCATGAGCTGATGGCCGGACTCGTCCCGGCCGACAACGTTTCGCTGGTGCTTCACGACTTCGGCGGCCCGATCGGGCTGGACTGGGCGCTCGAGCATACGGATCGACTCTCGCACCTGGTGATCGTCAACTCATGGATGTGGCCGCTGGAGGAGGATCCGTCGATGAAGCGTGCTGCCCGCCTGGCCGGCAGCGGCCTGTCCAGGCTGCTCTACCGCTGGGCGAACGCGTCTCTGCGCCTGATCATGCCGGGTGCATACGGTGATCGATCGCGGTTGACACCGGCCATACACGCGCAGTACCTGGCGGCTTTTCGCGACGCCGATTCACGGGAGCGCGCGCTGTTCGCACTCGCACGGTCGCTGTTGGGATCCAGCCGGTATTACAGGACGCTCTGGGACCGTCGCGACCGCCTTGCGGACGTGCCGGTGACAATCATCTGGGGAATGCGCGACAGCGCTTTCAAGCCTGCACTGCTGGAGCGCTGGCGCGAAGCAGTTCCGCACGCGGCAGTTCGGCCGATCGAAGGCGCGGGACACTGGCCTCACGAGGAACTGCCTGAGGAGTTCAATGCGGTGCTGAAGGCCGCGCTGCGAACGTGAAACGGGCGCTCTGCCGCTGCTTCCATGACGAGCAGGGCGGCAGGCGCAGCGCGCCAAGAGGTGGCCGGGTACTCTTTGCGTGCGCCCGCACGAGCGGGCTCCTCACTCTCTTGCGGCGCCCGCCTGGCCCGGCCAGATTTCCGCCGTCCTCTTTCCCGTCCGATTTTGATCTCCGATTCCTCGAGCACACCCGTGTTCGTCGGCCGCGAGCAGGAGCTTGCCTGGCTCGAGCAGCGCCTTGACCGGGCGCGATCCGGCCGGGGTCGCGTCGTGTTCATCACGGCCGAGCCAGGAGCCGGCAAGAGCTCGCTCGTCTCGCAGTTCCTTGCC includes:
- a CDS encoding ADOP family duplicated permease, with amino-acid sequence MSESRVLRIAEGWQRLLLRLYPVDFREELGEDMVEAYRDRCRAAFRRGGTRSVARVCLTALVDSLRNGPGERVRPAVQWRRGGNWGRDMELVIRRLVRAPLFVATMAGTLALGLGAFAVVATVVHRVLLAPPSYERPDDLYFVWRDYRAFFDLDRGWLGGTDVAALQGAGGVIEDAAGIGSFQPTLTAGAGVDPMEITVLATTANLFDLLGVRAAQGRGFAPGEAGPGRAPVAVLTHGLWQRLGGGADMIGAEIRLNDLPYRIIGVMPADFEFVQHGSLSAPIRPDAFVTVDENLAETNPNEGSWAGLIRVRDGTPPELVAEAVSAVGRRIDERDFDSRGLKLWSIGLHEDLVAPVRPALIVVGLSGVFLVLVLMVNLATLLLARAAQREKEFAVSRALGANQIAIVRATLLEGGVLGALGGAVGVLGAVWATRALVALAPADLPRREFIALDWGMALLVIAVGAVIGLLAATVPAVWAARADLAGLLSNAAVRGGGGAGRMRRGMVVAQIALSLVLLSTGGLLVRSFERLLRADPGFDAQHVLTLRVPVSEQRYPGEGDFVALHERMQAALAAIPGVEAVSAASALPFDAEASQSSITIPGAPGLTGDPERDAPLVDRIGARPGWFEVMGTRLLAGRDFRADAPAGVLEAIIDRNLADHFFPGGSALGATIPWGEQSLTVVGVVAHARHYDVHEDGRPQLYLRASDWGYGTMTWALRSGRSAASLAGEVRAAIRSVDPQLAIADMQPMREVVDASLSQQRVSAVLIGGFALGALLLAAMGLYGVIASTVMRRRHELAVRIALGADHGRVLRMVLGDGGRLILLGLLIGIPGSWMAGRAVRGALVGISATDPLTLVSVAAGLGVVALAACYVPARRVLGIEPSSSLRNDTA
- a CDS encoding MarR family transcriptional regulator is translated as MRKHMDVLTADQQRSFGHTLLECARLFDQLGQERLNADLGEDIARPSVMRLIPHMPAEGIRPTELARRADISKQAVGQTLAYLEERGLVEFAPDPADGRALIVRMTDVGAEASRLGLKALGKVEREVAKRVGSDVIAATFAGLREILAALESREV
- a CDS encoding alpha/beta fold hydrolase, producing the protein MTTMMNSAVGTRIGSDAAWPDPATWPWPPQWLRVADGRLHYVRAGSGPRVVLVHGTPTWSYEWRHALDVLKESHEAIAFDHLGFGRSERPPDADYSPEAHAARFHELMAGLVPADNVSLVLHDFGGPIGLDWALEHTDRLSHLVIVNSWMWPLEEDPSMKRAARLAGSGLSRLLYRWANASLRLIMPGAYGDRSRLTPAIHAQYLAAFRDADSRERALFALARSLLGSSRYYRTLWDRRDRLADVPVTIIWGMRDSAFKPALLERWREAVPHAAVRPIEGAGHWPHEELPEEFNAVLKAALRT